DNA from Ziziphus jujuba cultivar Dongzao chromosome 2, ASM3175591v1:
aaaaattgaagggaaattaaaaatattttaatggaagTAACATAAAAGGACTAACATTTTTAAGAAGTTTGGTTTCGGCGCGTAGGAATTGGCGGTCAGGTGTATCGCTTTTTCATAGGGAATGCTCCTCTTCATCACCAGTGTGTGAGAAAGCGGGGAAATTGGCTTCTCCTGGGTATCGAAGAAGAAACGTTGGAAATCTTGAAGATTATGAAGGATTTCTTATGCGGAGAAGCATAGTTTGGGACTTCGGCTCAAGATGGGTTTGTCTTGAAATCTTGCTCCTTTCTTTGATTGTTCGTTTTCTGGTCAATTTTGATATGGGTTCGTcttaaaaactgaaaatttgaTATGGGTTTTAGTGGATGTGCGACATTTTTGCTTCTTtcatattatgtttttatttatttatttatttttgataagcATGTGGGTTTTTGGTTTTAGGTGATACTGGGTATAAGATGATTAAAGACGACTAAGTACTAAGACGACAAAGTACAGGTCTTTAATTATTAGAATTTTCGAAGATTATCAGAATTGATGTTGAAAAACATTTGTTGATGATATCGACTAGTTGTGAGTAGCAGAggagtaattttattattagattattttaGAGCTGAATTCTAAAGCAGCAGaagatttctttttcctttctctctctcttttttttttttcactctttgTGAACCCTCACTTCGCACTTATCCTCGGAAGCACACCTTCCTTCCTTTCGATGCTTGCACTATGTTGGTTACTTTGCGGATTTTCATTGCTTCTAGACTCTTCTAGTATGAAGGCAAGCTTGCTGTCTGATCAAATTGCTAATTTCTTGGAGAACACGAAATGCTTGTCTAACTTAGTCTGGAAAACTCTGCATCTTAGAAAGTTAGTGATAATTCTTCAACATATATGTTGGGCCAATTGGATCCCTTAGGTTTCTTTGTTCAGAGTTGGATTTGTCAATGCTGTGGTATTTAGGCTTTGTCTTATTGCTAAGTATTCCAGACCATTAGTCCTAAATTTCCTTTTGTGGAACCATTATTGGGTCTTATTCTGTCTATATATGCTTGGATTGTAAATCTTGTAAATGgcaaatatattaatttcaaGTAAACCAATGTTTGTCTGCCCCATTTGAACTGTGGTGTAACCCTTAGTAAGGATCTTCAGGCCCTTAACATGTCCCGTCTCTTATGCCTACTTCTTTGACTATTTTCAGCATTTCTTTGTGAAAGGGATAGCAATTGGATTTGCAACTTACTATGAAATACACAAAAGCAGTACTTATACGGTACATATTAcccaaagaaaaaactaaataatgaaCTTATTTGGTACAAATTAACATCACAAAGAACAGGTATACACTACAAACCGAATAGGATTTATAGGTAATGTTTGGATAAATGATACCCTTATTTGCTAAATGCATGGTGAATTGGTGATGAAAGAAACAGAATATCAGAGAATTAATAGTCAAATTACTACCAATTCCCTTTTTATCTATTCCTTTTGATTTCTATGGGAAGCCTAGATAACAATGACCACTAGTAATAACCTGCAAATCAGCCTGGTGCTAAAATCTTCCTCCtcaatttattgaaaaattaggcaaaaaaataaaaagggcatTTATGAATTCATTGTTTGATTTTGTTTGCTGCAGCTAGGGCACGGTGGTAGCGGAGGCTTCCTTTTAAGTATTTGACAAGGTTTTCTCCGGATGGAATGGATTTTCTGATGATTGGATTATTGATGAAATTCAGACACCATTGATGGAGTGATGGGAAGCTCTCCTTACCAAGCAACTTCATGCCTCCTACTTCTTCCATAACATTAAGCCAGTGAGCTAACCAACCATATACTAAATCCAAATACCCTATTCTTTCTCCACCAAAATACTTCTTTCCTTCAATCTGCTTATCAACAATTGCCAATGATTCCACAGCAGCTTTGATTGCCTTCTCCTTTTTCTCTCCTTCTGATTTGAAAGCTTCCCATACTTCAACTATAAGCCGAACACAACAGAATTCACATACTACGAACATCATGCATACATAGGGGAAAAAAAGGCATGTAGTTGAATTAAACATGTATGTACCTTTTCATCAGCAAACTTAGCGGATGAACGAGCAATGGCTTTGTCGGATGGATCATGAGGAAGCAAGGGATAGTGTTTCCAAACCTGATCAATATACTCAAGGATGATAAGGGACTCGGCTAATGGTTTGCCCTGATGAAGAATTGTTGGGACTTTTTTGTAAGCAGGGTTAGATTTGAGAAGCAAAGGGCTTTTGTTTAGTAAATCTTCTTCTATGAATTCATATTCCACATCTTTAAGCTTCAGTGCCCATTGAATTCTGGCACAATAAGAGCTTTGGGGTGTTGCAATCAGCTTCAATTCTCCCATTTTCTCTATCTTTATGTATAACAAAAAATTTCTAGCTTATTTTTATGTGCATTTATAAGATATCCCAAATAGAATattcaaagatttaaaaataaaaaataaaagaaaagtaaaaaatatactgcatatatatatatatatatggattaatAATGGGGATTTATGTTACCCtcattcaaaaaaattgaaatcaagCACCAAAGTTTGGAATATACGcatagaaaagtaaaataatttttttaggcgTAGAATTCAGAAATCTAGAACTCTCAGCCTTATAGCAAACAAACAAAAGTCTCTTCCTTAATCAAAGTTAAAAGTAGAAGTGAATATAATATTATGCACCGTTGaagctcttttttattttttttggtttttgttggttAATCACTGTTGAAGCTCTTTGACATCATTGCTTGCGGAATTTAACATTGAACAATATTGCCATGACCGCTGATGAggtatttcatttcattttcccAAGGAATGGTGAAACAATATAGAGCAGGAGCTATTTTACACCCCCCCAACCCCCCaccccccaaaacaaaaaaaaaaaaaaaatgatgaagtggcccaaaaaaaaaaaaatgatgaagtggcccaaaaaaaaaaaaaaaaaaaaagaagtggcagaaaaagaaaaaaaaaaaaaaaagggtaagaaggtaaaaattaaaaagtaaaaccgAACACATGAAAGTGAGAaaaaaccaagagaagaaaagagTTATTAGAGTGGGAacgtattaaatttatttaaccctcatgttaattttctttttcttgtttagaTCAATGACAttcttgttagttttttttttattttttatttttggatagagTTATAATGTCAATCATAACATTTGATGATTAATGTGAtagtcaaataatttttttaaacacattcaattttaaaactgctataaagaaaaaaaaaaaaaaacactacaaacaaattttacatctgttaaaaaacaaattttaatataaaattactaatattaaaaaaatcaaaaaattagaaattaaaaaaaataagaagttaATATCAGATCATAGATACTCATTACTAAAATAATtccaatatacatatttttacaaACATTTATAAATCCACTATATAATTCACAGAAATGCAGTATAGATAataaattattcttttaatttcatgtattaattttgtcaaattttaacaaaatcaacGGACAAAAGAATAAATtgctatatttaattatagttaaaaaaccaaaatttaagaACAAGAGTAAACATTGATTAAagtgaaaaaacaaattaagaagaaagattttatagtttaaagcattttttcccttttttttttttttgttaaatagagTTTAAAGCAGTTTATTCAACTTTAATTTGGCGTTTGACTGACAAAATCAGTCTTCACATTCACATCTTATATTTCCAGATTTCACAAatccatttttaaaattatattcttaCCCTTTGAAAAACTCATATTGAATGTTCGTATGTGTATGTGTTtggggggttttttttttcttttaaatttttattttttaatgatattgtcAAAAAGACAACATAAAAGTGTTGGGTCCGTATAAAAACTAAacaagaaataaacaaaaaaatatatgacgaaataaagaaaattaaaatattaaaaaaaaaattgaagggaaattaaaatatttcaatagaAGTAACATAAAAAGAGTAGTTTTAAAACTTAGGATTCTGGGTGCGTAAATCCAGTGAGTTGTGTCGCACTTTTCATAGTGAAGcgctcctcttcttctttactGGCGTGCGACAAAGCGAAGGAGGAATCGGCTTCCTGGGTATCGAAGAAAAAGTTAGAAATCAGAATGTGGGATTTGAAGAGGAAGGGTTTCTTATGCGGACAAACATAGTTCAGGACTTCGGCTCAAGATGGGTTTGTCCTAAAATCTTCTTCCTGTCTTTTATTGTCCGTTTTCTTGTCAATTTTGATATGGGTTTCatctaaaaattgaaattttgatatggGTTTTACTGGATGTGTgggatttttgcttttttcattttcttttttcgatAAGCGTGTGGGTTTTTGGTTTTAGGTGATAACTGGGTATACGATGATTAAAGACTTGTATTTTTGTTGTGTTTGAAAAAATCTTTTGGTTCGAAGATTACAATTTGCTGTTGAAAGACATATGTTGTTGATATTGGCTAAGTTGTGAGTAGCAGAGGAGTGAAATTCTGTTTAGATTCTTTTAGAACTGAATTCTAaagcaattgttttttttttttttttggttcttttatatatatgtatatgtattaatgtaTTCTTTGCGACAGTATGATTTGGGATGAATAAATAATGATAGATGTATGGTGAAAATGGCAGAGAACGATCCATCAAAGAAAATGTCCAGATATCTGAAACGAGAAGTCCTTGGTGAAGGTACTTATGGAGTCGTTTATAAAGCAATTGATACTGAGGTAAACCCCTAAACTTAAAAGATTtcttgaaccttttttttttttcctcctccttCTGGAAAATGCTTTGCTTTCTAGTGTCATACCTGAATATGGAGAATATGGAGCAGATTGACTTGTTTCAGAATCCAAATTCATTTTTCTTCATGCTTTTTTAATTACCCAAATGGGAGAATATGAATATGTTATATGTTCTTCATCTGATGTGGTagttattgtaaaattttagtttatttgtCTCCTATTGACATTTAGCTGTCAAAATACGGTGTTATGAATTCGGTAAATAGTCTATGCACAGTTCTGGTTTGAGTTTTGATTGACTCATTGTGCAGACGGGACAGACAATGGCAATTAAGAAAATTCGTCTTGGAAGGCAAAAGGAAGGGATAAATTTTACAGCACTTAGAGAGATCAAACTGCTAAAAGAGCTCAAGGATCCAAATATAATTCAGTTGAGTGATGCATTCCCCCACAAAGGAAACTTACATCTTGTGTTTGAGTTCATGGAGACAGACCTTGAAGCTGTTATACGTGACCGGAATATATTCCTATCACCAGCTGACATAAAATCATACCTTCAGATGACATTAAAAGGACTTGCTTACTGCCACAAAAAATGGGTATTGCATAGGTAGTCATTTTAGCGTCAGAAGCTTCTTCATAATTTGTTACTTTCTTGCTATAATTTTCTCAAATGTTTGTTACTTGTGCTTTACAGGGACATGAAGCCCAACAATCTCTTAATAGGATCTAATGGACAACTTAAGCTTGCAGATTTTGGTTTAGC
Protein-coding regions in this window:
- the LOC112491683 gene encoding glutathione transferase GST 23 produces the protein MGELKLIATPQSSYCARIQWALKLKDVEYEFIEEDLLNKSPLLLKSNPAYKKVPTILHQGKPLAESLIILEYIDQVWKHYPLLPHDPSDKAIARSSAKFADEKVHTFEVWEAFKSEGEKKEKAIKAAVESLAIVDKQIEGKKYFGGERIGYLDLVYGWLAHWLNVMEEVGGMKLLGKESFPSLHQWCLNFINNPIIRKSIPSGENLVKYLKGSLRYHRALAAANKIKQ